A window of the Nitrosopumilus ureiphilus genome harbors these coding sequences:
- the cofC gene encoding 2-phospho-L-lactate guanylyltransferase — protein sequence MKIAAIIPVKTFSNAKTRLDLPPKKIEDLCKVMLEEILHTISISPQIDKIIIVTKEEKAKEIGKKFNAIVLIDEKEESVNSAVAIADKYLLENNYDASIVFPQDIPYIKTQDIDFMLNYKTPPNFAIIIPSRRFDGTNALVRMPIDLMNTHYNEDSYKIHMNTAKEHTLNVAMVFVKRIMLDVDNSEDLKFLLEQNEKPHIVEKIKKILEIN from the coding sequence TTGAAAATAGCTGCAATAATTCCTGTAAAGACTTTCTCTAATGCAAAGACACGTTTAGATTTACCTCCAAAGAAAATAGAAGATTTGTGCAAGGTAATGTTAGAAGAAATTTTACATACAATTTCAATTTCGCCTCAAATTGACAAAATAATCATAGTGACAAAAGAAGAAAAGGCAAAAGAGATTGGAAAAAAATTTAATGCAATAGTCTTAATTGATGAGAAAGAAGAGAGTGTAAATAGTGCAGTTGCAATTGCAGACAAATATCTTTTAGAGAATAATTATGATGCATCAATTGTATTTCCTCAAGACATTCCATACATTAAAACTCAAGATATTGATTTTATGTTAAACTACAAGACACCTCCAAATTTTGCAATAATTATCCCATCAAGAAGATTTGATGGCACAAATGCCCTTGTAAGAATGCCAATTGATCTTATGAATACCCATTACAATGAGGATAGTTACAAAATTCACATGAATACTGCCAAAGAGCATACACTAAATGTCGCAATGGTTTTTGTAAAAAGAATAATGTTGGATGTAGATAATTCTGAGGATTTGAAATTTTTATTAGAACAAAACGAAAAACCGCATATTGTTGAAAAAATTAAAAAAATTCTAGAAATCAATTAA
- the yciH gene encoding stress response translation initiation inhibitor YciH, with product MAVICNTCGLPEDLCACGELAKDSTKIIIRLETRRFKKKGTMIEGLDPKLNNLETVAKELKNKYACGGTAKEGYIFLQGDHRDSIKDTLINLGFAADTIELH from the coding sequence ATGGCAGTAATTTGTAATACTTGTGGTCTCCCAGAAGACTTGTGTGCATGTGGTGAACTGGCCAAAGATAGCACTAAAATTATTATCAGATTAGAAACTAGAAGATTTAAGAAAAAAGGTACTATGATTGAGGGATTAGATCCCAAACTAAATAACTTGGAAACTGTTGCAAAAGAACTCAAAAATAAATATGCCTGTGGCGGAACTGCCAAAGAAGGTTATATCTTCTTACAAGGTGATCATCGAGATAGTATCAAAGACACTTTGATCAATTTGGGATTTGCTGCAGATACTATAGAATTGCATTAG
- a CDS encoding CPBP family glutamic-type intramembrane protease: MENSNRILQFLGIPFTALQSVILGLLLVSFPIGIYIVFESEIGGDINYEYPLTHLALFENTELYQVPFDVNIGDAFVVLWIFYSVLFTIAIFGPKHGFLKSLSPIISFGKFNTTSNYMIGTTKWFSILILISALINFIQEAFGIVTVPPLDDNDLIQFFYVSLAPLIEEFGFRLILIGIPLFALYSHKSSPKYFIKCLWTPSSLHIDNYKKAFLLIAFVGVFFGFAHIAFAESWSEGKFAQAAASGVVLGWVYLRYGFVSSLLIHWAMNYFVFSYANFISQLNYIPIQEAFSHSLMSSLEILLLISGAISVSILFVNRFYSKKESTLEV, encoded by the coding sequence TTGGAAAATTCAAACAGAATTCTTCAATTCCTTGGAATTCCATTTACTGCATTACAATCAGTTATTCTTGGGTTATTACTTGTTTCATTTCCTATTGGAATTTACATTGTTTTTGAAAGTGAAATTGGTGGGGATATCAATTATGAATACCCTCTTACACATTTGGCCCTTTTTGAAAACACAGAACTGTACCAGGTGCCATTTGATGTCAATATTGGAGACGCATTTGTTGTTTTATGGATTTTTTATTCTGTGTTATTTACAATTGCGATTTTTGGACCAAAACATGGATTTTTAAAATCTCTTTCACCGATTATCTCTTTTGGAAAATTCAACACTACCTCAAACTATATGATTGGAACTACAAAATGGTTTTCAATTTTAATTCTGATTTCTGCATTGATTAATTTTATTCAAGAGGCATTTGGTATTGTAACCGTTCCTCCTCTTGATGATAATGATCTGATTCAGTTTTTTTATGTCTCTCTTGCACCATTGATTGAAGAATTTGGATTTCGTCTAATTTTGATTGGCATCCCATTATTTGCCCTATATTCTCACAAATCTTCGCCCAAATATTTTATCAAATGTTTGTGGACTCCTAGTTCACTACATATCGACAATTACAAAAAAGCCTTTTTGTTAATTGCGTTTGTAGGTGTCTTCTTTGGATTTGCACATATCGCATTTGCTGAATCTTGGAGTGAAGGAAAATTTGCTCAAGCTGCTGCTAGTGGCGTTGTTTTAGGATGGGTTTATCTAAGATATGGGTTTGTATCTTCACTTTTGATTCATTGGGCAATGAATTATTTTGTTTTTTCATACGCTAATTTTATTTCACAATTAAATTACATACCTATTCAGGAAGCGTTTTCTCATTCACTAATGTCTTCATTAGAAATATTGTTGTTGATATCTGGCGCTATATCCGTTTCAATTTTATTTGTAAATCGATTTTACTCAAAAAAAGAATCTACCTTAGAGGTTTAA
- the cofD gene encoding 2-phospho-L-lactate transferase has product MITVLAGGTGSVKLVRGLVAQESKVNVISNVGDNYWLYGLYVCPDIDTIVYGLADLLDQERGWGMKKDTFNFLRQMEVFGEETWFRVGDRDAATHLIRTNMLKNGKNLSDITKWMCEKFAVSANIIPVTDNSIETRITTNKGELHLQEYWVKHRGKDPVLGIQYIGADKARPNPEAVNAIHDADMVIIAPGNPLTSIGPMLQIKGIRKELSKIKKKVVAVSPLIGEDSISGPAAKYMQAAGIESNVYGLAKMYSDVCSNIILDSKDRLLTKKIQSLDMRVFETKITMKNKLAEDALANFILKQVHV; this is encoded by the coding sequence ATGATCACAGTATTAGCAGGAGGAACAGGTTCAGTCAAATTAGTAAGAGGGCTGGTGGCTCAAGAATCAAAAGTTAACGTAATAAGTAATGTAGGGGACAATTATTGGCTTTACGGACTCTATGTTTGTCCAGATATTGACACTATTGTTTACGGTTTAGCAGATTTGCTTGATCAAGAGAGAGGTTGGGGAATGAAGAAAGACACGTTCAACTTTTTGCGTCAAATGGAAGTTTTTGGAGAAGAGACATGGTTCAGAGTTGGAGACAGAGATGCTGCAACACATTTGATTAGAACTAACATGTTAAAGAATGGAAAAAATCTAAGTGATATTACTAAATGGATGTGCGAGAAATTTGCAGTTAGTGCAAACATCATTCCAGTAACTGATAACAGTATTGAAACAAGAATAACTACAAACAAAGGGGAATTGCACTTACAAGAATACTGGGTCAAGCATAGAGGTAAAGATCCTGTTTTAGGAATCCAATATATCGGGGCAGATAAAGCTCGTCCAAATCCTGAAGCAGTAAATGCAATACATGATGCAGACATGGTAATTATAGCTCCAGGAAATCCTCTGACATCAATTGGTCCAATGCTTCAGATAAAAGGCATTAGAAAAGAGCTATCAAAAATTAAGAAAAAAGTTGTTGCAGTAAGTCCATTAATTGGAGAAGATTCGATCAGTGGTCCTGCAGCAAAATACATGCAAGCAGCAGGAATTGAATCGAATGTTTATGGATTAGCAAAAATGTATTCAGATGTTTGCTCCAACATCATATTAGATTCTAAAGACAGACTGCTAACAAAGAAAATTCAGAGTTTAGACATGAGAGTTTTTGAAACAAAAATTACCATGAAAAATAAATTAGCTGAAGACGCATTAGCGAATTTTATTTTAAAACAAGTACACGTTTAA
- a CDS encoding DUF2070 family protein yields the protein MEQESDDVSNIHNRFSLTLVNPSSHYFSLVMSLVVASVMVLATYFGYLSNLGFEQNWYRLPIVLGVLVVTQLLDTRFSKKKEYSKSLHSSLFGNMLWTVTILMGILSSIVLAKEIELFFIVFGVLLFASFRIGIYTTTLGASLKKAWTICFIQPLAMYFVLIPQDMWLSILYEPIGLGYGISFMIIASIWSVLTDRAGRPGMESTHKTIQAYLASQGNDFEDAEELMEQRSSETKITTSQLRLSSPNGKTEFRMVLPEIHPGPYHPVGGSNIPYLIYKNLSSSAMIMHSISDHSLNLPSRNEVENYLKKIEDSIVKEEGLLCTEPVIVQINKARVVGLLFGNNPLLFLSLSPHGMEDIPSYMKTEIEQYAKNRNYARTMIVDCHNAMGEEISKEDGEDMLKAAKSCLDTLITKDSYPIEFGYANSDNMDVWTEDLGMGGLGIVCLVINDKKYFLGWADANNMENGVREKIIDNFSKRDYNLVEICTSDTHYAPVKARNRNGYYQLGLITSADKLSKWFLEIAKNAESDTTSAKFEILENEANVKVMGQGIYEDYSKALDNSLKITKAFVIGGVLFFITSLFL from the coding sequence ATGGAACAAGAATCAGATGATGTTTCAAATATACACAACAGGTTTTCCCTTACTCTAGTAAATCCATCATCACACTATTTTTCATTAGTTATGTCATTAGTAGTAGCCTCAGTGATGGTTCTTGCAACATATTTTGGTTATTTGAGTAATTTAGGTTTTGAACAGAATTGGTACAGGCTACCAATAGTTTTAGGAGTTTTAGTTGTAACCCAATTACTAGATACTAGATTTTCAAAGAAAAAAGAATACTCAAAGTCACTACATTCATCACTTTTTGGAAACATGTTATGGACAGTTACAATTTTGATGGGAATACTTTCAAGCATAGTTTTAGCAAAAGAGATAGAATTATTCTTTATAGTTTTTGGAGTATTGCTTTTTGCTAGTTTCAGAATAGGGATTTACACCACAACACTTGGAGCAAGTCTCAAAAAAGCTTGGACAATTTGTTTTATTCAACCACTGGCAATGTATTTTGTATTAATTCCACAAGACATGTGGCTTTCAATACTTTACGAACCTATTGGATTAGGATACGGAATATCATTTATGATAATTGCAAGCATTTGGTCAGTTCTCACCGACAGAGCTGGCAGGCCAGGAATGGAAAGCACACATAAAACAATTCAAGCATATCTTGCATCACAAGGAAATGATTTTGAAGACGCCGAAGAACTAATGGAACAGCGCTCAAGTGAAACCAAGATAACTACATCACAACTAAGACTATCATCACCTAATGGTAAAACAGAGTTCAGAATGGTATTGCCAGAGATTCATCCAGGGCCATATCATCCAGTTGGTGGAAGCAACATCCCATACCTGATTTACAAAAATTTATCATCATCAGCAATGATTATGCACAGCATATCTGATCATTCATTGAATCTGCCATCAAGAAATGAAGTTGAAAATTATCTAAAAAAAATTGAAGACAGCATAGTCAAAGAAGAGGGGCTGTTATGTACAGAACCAGTCATAGTCCAAATAAACAAAGCAAGAGTAGTAGGATTACTTTTTGGAAATAATCCATTATTGTTTTTGTCATTATCTCCTCATGGCATGGAAGATATTCCAAGTTATATGAAAACAGAAATCGAACAGTATGCAAAGAATAGAAACTATGCAAGGACTATGATAGTTGATTGTCATAATGCAATGGGAGAAGAAATTTCAAAAGAAGACGGAGAAGACATGCTAAAAGCTGCAAAATCTTGTTTAGACACCCTAATTACAAAAGATAGTTATCCAATAGAGTTTGGTTATGCCAATTCAGATAACATGGATGTATGGACAGAAGATTTAGGAATGGGAGGATTAGGAATTGTTTGTCTTGTAATTAATGATAAAAAATACTTTCTTGGATGGGCCGATGCAAACAATATGGAAAATGGAGTAAGAGAAAAAATCATAGATAATTTTTCAAAGAGAGATTATAATCTGGTGGAGATTTGTACATCAGATACCCATTATGCACCAGTAAAAGCTAGAAACAGAAATGGGTATTATCAATTAGGATTGATTACAAGTGCAGACAAACTTTCAAAATGGTTTTTAGAGATTGCTAAAAATGCAGAGTCAGATACAACATCTGCAAAATTTGAAATTTTAGAAAACGAAGCAAATGTAAAAGTCATGGGACAGGGAATATACGAAGACTATTCCAAGGCACTAGATAATTCGTTAAAAATTACCAAAGCATTTGTAATAGGTGGGGTATTGTTTTTCATCACTAGTTTGTTCCTATAG
- a CDS encoding preprotein translocase subunit Sec61beta — protein MSSKKKSAPLPASSGGLMRFFEDETKGFKLDPKIVVSIPISLIVISWVIDLFLAP, from the coding sequence ATGAGTAGTAAAAAGAAATCAGCGCCACTTCCAGCATCAAGTGGGGGTCTCATGAGATTCTTTGAAGATGAGACAAAAGGATTCAAATTAGATCCGAAAATTGTAGTATCAATTCCAATTAGTTTAATCGTAATTTCATGGGTAATCGATCTTTTTTTAGCTCCGTGA
- a CDS encoding transcription initiation factor IIB: MVKKTNPKDRCPRCGQGTVVTDANTGENFCGKCGFVITDKVEEAGPEWRSFSNEGENKSRAGVPTSLAMHDMGLATVINPQNRDATGKPLTASMKSTIERLRTWDSRSQVHEPVDRNFRQAFSELDRLKDKLAVGDAVIEKAAYIYRKALEKGLVRGRSISALIASALYAACRDTETPRTLKDIGQASNIKRKDIARCYRLLLRELNLKMPVVDPIKCISRIASKAGLSEKTKRKATKILQTAEENKISAGKDPMGLAAAALYVACVTNGENKTQRDVAEAAGVTEVTIRNRYKGLKVALNL, encoded by the coding sequence ATGGTTAAAAAAACAAATCCAAAAGACAGATGTCCAAGATGTGGACAAGGCACAGTAGTTACTGATGCCAATACGGGTGAGAATTTTTGTGGAAAGTGTGGTTTTGTAATTACTGATAAAGTAGAAGAGGCAGGACCTGAATGGAGATCATTTTCAAATGAAGGTGAAAACAAAAGCAGGGCAGGAGTCCCAACATCACTTGCCATGCACGATATGGGATTAGCCACAGTAATCAATCCACAAAATCGAGATGCTACAGGAAAGCCATTAACTGCTTCTATGAAAAGTACAATTGAAAGACTAAGGACTTGGGATAGTAGAAGTCAAGTACATGAACCAGTTGATAGAAATTTTAGACAAGCGTTCAGTGAGTTAGACAGGTTAAAAGACAAACTTGCAGTAGGAGATGCAGTAATTGAAAAGGCAGCTTACATTTACAGAAAAGCACTTGAAAAAGGACTAGTTCGAGGTCGTTCCATTTCAGCTTTGATTGCATCAGCACTTTATGCGGCATGCAGGGATACAGAAACTCCACGAACACTAAAAGACATAGGTCAGGCAAGCAACATTAAACGAAAAGATATCGCAAGATGTTATCGTCTTCTGTTAAGAGAATTGAATTTGAAGATGCCGGTGGTGGATCCAATCAAATGTATTTCGAGAATTGCAAGCAAGGCAGGATTATCAGAAAAAACAAAAAGAAAAGCAACAAAGATTTTACAAACTGCAGAAGAGAATAAAATTTCGGCAGGAAAAGATCCGATGGGATTAGCAGCAGCAGCACTTTATGTAGCATGTGTTACAAACGGAGAAAACAAAACACAAAGAGATGTAGCAGAAGCTGCAGGAGTTACAGAAGTTACCATTAGAAATAGATACAAAGGTTTGAAAGTAGCATTAAACCTCTAA
- a CDS encoding Sjogren's syndrome/scleroderma autoantigen 1 family protein, whose amino-acid sequence MPEDLTKKAAEMLLNGATLLGEPCPYCAGVRVMKEGHALCVSCGREPEKKEIIIEKTPQHKKSGLEETLERKLESLSKELEEEKNHEKQQEILKSINSVLETLGKMKEKQ is encoded by the coding sequence TTGCCCGAAGATCTCACAAAAAAAGCTGCTGAAATGCTACTAAATGGCGCAACGCTACTTGGAGAGCCTTGCCCATATTGTGCAGGAGTCAGAGTCATGAAAGAAGGGCATGCATTATGTGTTAGCTGTGGGCGAGAACCAGAAAAAAAAGAGATCATAATAGAAAAAACACCACAGCATAAAAAATCAGGACTAGAGGAAACTCTTGAAAGGAAGCTAGAATCATTATCAAAAGAACTTGAAGAAGAGAAAAATCATGAAAAACAACAGGAAATTCTAAAATCAATTAATTCTGTGCTAGAAACGTTAGGAAAAATGAAAGAAAAACAATAA